Proteins from a genomic interval of Prevotella sp. E13-27:
- a CDS encoding RagB/SusD family nutrient uptake outer membrane protein: MIKSLVYKLGVLGVGLFALTSCNDYLDKLPDDRAELNSKEKITQLLLEAYPSVTNNLIHEMLSDNVDDNGRSYSSPILCEELYRFKDPTEESSDSPYDVWEGFYRSVAVCNQALDAINELGNPSSMIGDVAEAKIVRAYSMFQLANTFCMAWDPTKADEYPGLPYPLIPEQDINTHYERGTLRQLYEAINKDIEEALANINEANARYKQPKYHFNTKAAYAFAARFNLYYMQYDKAVKYASEVLGDNPAAMLRDYEPYRNLGRQDFGNQWIRSDQDCNLILINSYTRSCRYLASSGSNARFNHNQTMASYETYWVEGPWGNGSSKNSIIYANKLYGTDQCVAYPSYDEQFEYSDKVAGIGYAHAVDPVFTGDLTILERAEAYALLGQLNNAVNDINTWLSTHCKDKVEDGTIVAPAPAPLTVASITSFIADSKNGLDYAKRTPDSWRDRSMRKHMHPQGFTVAAGDMENVLQMILHLKRIESQCHGLRFMDLKRYGIEFTHLVKGEDPLVFIAGDLRGAVQLPNTVITAGLPGNARMTKEQIDAYIESTKSEYINPDDDE, from the coding sequence ATGATAAAGTCATTAGTATATAAATTAGGTGTGTTAGGGGTAGGCCTGTTTGCATTGACATCCTGCAATGACTACCTTGACAAGCTGCCCGATGACCGCGCTGAGTTGAACTCTAAGGAGAAGATTACTCAGTTGCTTTTGGAGGCTTATCCATCGGTGACAAACAACCTTATTCACGAGATGTTGTCAGACAATGTCGATGACAATGGCCGCAGCTATTCGTCACCAATTCTTTGTGAGGAGCTCTACCGTTTCAAGGATCCTACTGAGGAGAGTTCTGATAGCCCTTACGATGTTTGGGAGGGATTCTATCGTTCTGTAGCTGTGTGCAACCAGGCACTCGATGCTATCAATGAACTTGGTAATCCTTCAAGCATGATTGGCGATGTTGCTGAAGCAAAGATCGTCCGTGCATACAGCATGTTCCAGCTTGCTAACACTTTCTGCATGGCATGGGATCCTACCAAGGCTGACGAATATCCTGGACTTCCTTATCCTTTGATTCCTGAGCAGGATATCAATACTCACTATGAGCGTGGCACTCTGCGTCAGCTCTACGAGGCAATCAACAAGGATATTGAAGAAGCCTTGGCAAACATTAATGAGGCAAATGCAAGATATAAGCAGCCCAAGTATCACTTCAACACTAAGGCCGCATACGCTTTTGCCGCACGCTTCAACCTCTATTACATGCAGTATGACAAGGCTGTGAAGTATGCTTCAGAAGTGCTGGGAGACAATCCTGCCGCAATGTTGCGCGACTATGAGCCATACCGTAACTTGGGTCGTCAGGACTTCGGTAATCAGTGGATACGTTCTGATCAGGACTGCAACCTGATTCTCATCAACTCATACACCCGTAGCTGCCGTTATCTGGCAAGCAGTGGTAGCAATGCCCGTTTCAACCATAATCAGACAATGGCAAGTTATGAGACATACTGGGTGGAAGGCCCTTGGGGTAATGGTTCAAGCAAAAACTCTATCATCTATGCAAACAAGCTCTATGGCACCGACCAGTGTGTTGCCTATCCATCATACGACGAGCAGTTTGAATATTCTGATAAAGTTGCCGGCATTGGCTATGCACATGCTGTTGATCCAGTGTTCACTGGCGACTTGACCATTCTTGAGCGTGCTGAGGCATACGCACTCTTAGGCCAGTTGAACAACGCCGTTAACGACATCAACACTTGGCTTAGCACCCACTGTAAGGACAAAGTAGAAGATGGTACAATCGTAGCTCCAGCTCCAGCACCTCTGACTGTTGCTTCTATTACATCTTTCATTGCCGATTCTAAGAATGGTCTTGACTATGCAAAGCGTACTCCCGACAGCTGGCGTGACCGTTCAATGAGAAAGCACATGCATCCACAGGGCTTCACTGTTGCTGCTGGCGATATGGAGAATGTGCTTCAGATGATTCTTCATCTTAAGCGTATTGAGAGCCAGTGCCACGGCCTCCGTTTCATGGACCTGAAGCGCTATGGTATTGAGTTCACCCACCTTGTAAAGGGTGAGGACCCACTGGTGTTCATTGCTGGTGACCTTCGCGGTGCTGTTCAGTTGCCAAATACTGTTATTACAGCAGGACTCCCTGGCAACGCCCGCATGACTAAGGAGCAGATTGATGCTTATATTGAGAGCACAAAGTCTGAATATATTAATCCAGATGATGATGAATAA
- a CDS encoding putative zinc-binding metallopeptidase yields MKIKNISISLSLALTLGLCSCSDEALDSKSVFDSVSLPEKTAFDNWLETNYRQTYNISFRYNYIDNESDLAYNVIPADLDKSKALAILVKHVWLDAYAEAISPEFVKTYVPRIIQLTGSYKWNANGSQVLGTAEGGLKVMLYGVNELDIDNPRINTTNPYESHQVKPIDMNYWFFHTMHHEFCHILTQKKEYDTSFRSISAATYHATDWINLEDKKVAREGFVTSYASSEYNEDFAEIYATYVTNTAAGWQLILDQAGTSGTAILNQKLSLMKKYFKDNWNLDLDDMRAVVLRRSAESMTLDLRTLK; encoded by the coding sequence ATGAAAATCAAAAATATAAGCATTTCGCTGTCGCTGGCTTTAACGCTGGGTCTGTGCAGCTGTTCCGATGAAGCTCTTGATTCAAAGAGCGTATTTGACAGTGTGTCATTGCCTGAGAAGACTGCGTTTGACAACTGGCTGGAGACTAACTATCGCCAGACTTACAACATATCGTTCAGATATAATTATATCGACAATGAGTCTGACCTTGCTTACAACGTCATTCCTGCCGATTTGGACAAGTCGAAGGCTCTTGCCATACTCGTAAAGCATGTGTGGCTCGATGCCTATGCAGAGGCAATCAGTCCTGAGTTCGTAAAGACTTACGTTCCACGTATCATTCAGCTCACAGGTTCCTACAAGTGGAACGCTAACGGTTCTCAGGTGCTGGGTACTGCCGAGGGTGGCTTGAAGGTTATGCTCTATGGCGTCAACGAGCTTGACATCGATAATCCTCGTATCAACACAACAAATCCATACGAGAGCCATCAGGTTAAGCCCATTGACATGAACTACTGGTTTTTCCACACCATGCACCATGAGTTCTGCCACATCCTCACACAGAAGAAGGAGTATGATACATCTTTCCGCTCCATCTCTGCAGCTACCTATCATGCTACTGACTGGATCAACCTTGAGGACAAGAAAGTTGCCAGGGAAGGTTTCGTTACCAGCTATGCTTCCAGTGAGTATAATGAGGATTTCGCAGAAATCTATGCTACCTATGTAACTAACACTGCTGCAGGTTGGCAGCTGATTCTCGATCAGGCTGGTACCTCTGGTACAGCAATCCTTAATCAGAAGCTGAGCCTGATGAAGAAATACTTCAAGGATAATTGGAATCTCGATCTCGACGACATGCGCGCTGTAGTGCTTCGTCGTTCTGCCGAGTCAATGACACTTGATTTGCGTACACTTAAATAA